A genomic region of Streptomyces sp. NBC_00247 contains the following coding sequences:
- the cobM gene encoding precorrin-4 C(11)-methyltransferase: MTVYFIGAGPGAADLITVRGARLLAASPVCLYAGSLVPRELLADCPPDARLVDTQGLDIDQITAELVRAHAAGHDVARLHSGDPSVFSAVNEQMKRLDDAGVRYEVVPGVPAFAAAAAALKRELTVPTVGQTVILTRIAQRATAMPPGEDLATLGRSGALLVLHLAARYADRVVEELLPHYGADCPAAVVAMASRPDEIVLRGTLETIAGQVEDAGVIRTAVILVGRTLGAEQFRDSHLYSPERDRHTC, translated from the coding sequence ATGACCGTGTACTTCATCGGCGCGGGACCCGGCGCGGCCGACCTGATCACGGTCCGCGGCGCCCGCCTCCTCGCCGCCAGCCCGGTCTGCCTCTACGCGGGCAGCCTGGTGCCCCGCGAACTGCTCGCCGACTGCCCGCCGGACGCCCGGCTGGTCGACACCCAGGGCCTGGACATCGACCAGATCACCGCCGAACTGGTCCGCGCCCACGCGGCGGGCCACGACGTCGCCCGTCTGCACTCCGGCGACCCGTCCGTCTTCAGCGCGGTCAACGAGCAGATGAAGCGGCTCGACGACGCCGGGGTTCGTTACGAAGTGGTGCCCGGGGTGCCCGCGTTCGCCGCCGCAGCCGCGGCGCTCAAGCGGGAGCTGACCGTACCGACGGTCGGTCAGACGGTCATCCTGACCCGGATCGCCCAGCGGGCCACCGCCATGCCCCCGGGCGAGGACCTCGCCACCCTCGGCCGCAGCGGCGCCCTGCTGGTGCTCCACCTGGCCGCGCGGTACGCGGACCGGGTGGTGGAGGAACTGCTGCCGCACTACGGGGCCGACTGCCCGGCCGCCGTGGTGGCCATGGCCTCCCGCCCCGACGAGATCGTGCTGCGGGGCACCCTGGAGACCATCGCGGGCCAGGTGGAGGACGCCGGGGTGATCCGTACGGCGGTCATCCTGGTCGGGCGCACCCTGGGCGCGGAGCAGTTCCGCGACAGCCACCTCTACTCCCCGGAGCGCGACCGCCACACCTGCTGA
- a CDS encoding cobalt-precorrin-5B (C(1))-methyltransferase has translation MSGEAKGGREAQLKHTGLRPGWTTGACATAATTAAYTALLTGEFPDPVTITLPKGRTPAFALAVESLADGAATAGVVKDAGDDPDVTHGALVRATVRALPPGSGVVFRAGPGVGTVTLPGLPLDVGEPAINPVPRQLMREHVARVAGEHGGTGDVEITVSVDDGEEIARFTWNGRLGILGGLSVLGTTGVVVPYSCSAWIDSIRRGVDVALAAGQTHVAGCTGSTSEKTVVAEYGLPEIALLDMGDFAGAVLKYVRRHPVPRLTVCGGFAKLSKLAAGHMDLHSARSQVDKGFLAELARRGGADEALAEAVATANTGLAALQACAAAGVPLGDLVAVAARDQALEVLRGAPVAVDVICVDRAGTVVGRSAVR, from the coding sequence ATGAGCGGTGAGGCGAAGGGCGGGCGCGAGGCCCAACTCAAACACACCGGCCTGCGCCCCGGTTGGACCACCGGTGCCTGTGCGACGGCGGCGACCACCGCCGCGTACACCGCGCTGCTGACGGGGGAGTTCCCCGACCCGGTGACGATCACCCTGCCGAAGGGCCGGACCCCCGCGTTCGCACTCGCCGTGGAGTCGCTGGCGGACGGCGCCGCGACCGCCGGGGTGGTCAAGGACGCGGGCGACGATCCGGACGTGACCCACGGGGCGCTGGTCAGGGCGACCGTGCGGGCGCTGCCGCCGGGCTCGGGCGTGGTGTTCCGGGCGGGCCCGGGTGTCGGCACGGTGACCCTCCCCGGCCTGCCGCTGGACGTCGGTGAACCGGCCATCAACCCGGTGCCCCGGCAGCTGATGCGCGAGCACGTGGCCCGGGTCGCGGGGGAGCACGGCGGCACGGGAGACGTGGAGATCACCGTCTCCGTGGACGACGGCGAGGAGATCGCACGTTTCACGTGGAACGGTCGCCTCGGCATCCTCGGCGGGCTCTCCGTCCTCGGCACCACCGGGGTCGTCGTGCCGTACTCCTGCTCCGCCTGGATCGACTCGATCCGGCGCGGGGTGGACGTGGCGCTGGCCGCCGGGCAGACCCATGTGGCCGGGTGCACCGGCTCGACCTCGGAGAAGACGGTCGTCGCGGAGTACGGCCTGCCGGAGATCGCCCTGCTGGACATGGGCGACTTCGCGGGGGCCGTGCTCAAGTACGTACGCCGCCATCCGGTCCCCCGGCTCACCGTCTGCGGCGGCTTCGCCAAGCTGTCCAAGCTCGCCGCCGGCCACATGGACCTGCACTCGGCGCGCTCCCAGGTGGACAAGGGGTTCCTCGCCGAGCTGGCCCGGCGGGGCGGGGCGGACGAGGCGCTGGCCGAAGCGGTGGCGACCGCCAACACCGGGCTCGCCGCACTCCAGGCGTGCGCGGCGGCCGGGGTCCCGCTCGGCGACCTGGTGGCGGTCGCCGCCCGGGACCAGGCGCTGGAGGTGCTGCGCGGGGCGCCGGTCGCGGTGGACGTGATCTGTGTCGACCGGGCCGGGACGGTGGTCGGGCGCAGCGCGGTCCGCTGA
- a CDS encoding cobalt-precorrin-6A reductase — MVPIPLPDMPDEPVSPAHVLVLGGTTEARRLAEALAVEVPSGGRRPPLVTSSLAGRVARPVLPPGEVRVGGFGGTEGLAAWLREHRVDALIDATHPFAGTISFHAARAAASAHVPLLALRRPGWVAGRGDDWHPAGSLEEAAALLPSLGERVFLTTGRTGLSAFAGLDELWFLMRSVDAPQQPYPARMEVLLDRGPFTFEGERELLRLHRVDVLVTKDSGGAATAPKLAAAREAGIPVVVVERPPVPEGVQVVSTPAEALAWLDARLGG; from the coding sequence ATGGTGCCGATACCACTGCCCGACATGCCGGACGAGCCCGTCTCCCCGGCGCACGTCCTCGTACTCGGCGGGACGACCGAAGCCCGCCGGCTGGCGGAGGCGCTGGCCGTCGAAGTCCCGTCCGGGGGCCGGAGACCGCCGCTGGTGACGAGTTCGCTCGCCGGACGGGTCGCCCGGCCGGTGCTGCCGCCGGGCGAAGTCCGCGTCGGCGGCTTCGGCGGCACGGAGGGGCTCGCCGCCTGGCTGCGGGAGCACCGGGTGGACGCTCTCATCGACGCCACCCATCCTTTCGCCGGAACGATCAGTTTCCACGCGGCCCGCGCCGCCGCCTCGGCCCATGTTCCCCTGCTGGCGCTCCGCCGACCCGGCTGGGTGGCCGGCCGGGGCGACGACTGGCACCCGGCCGGCTCTCTGGAGGAGGCCGCGGCCCTGCTGCCGTCGCTGGGCGAGCGGGTCTTCCTCACCACCGGGCGGACGGGGCTGTCGGCCTTCGCGGGCCTGGACGAGCTCTGGTTCCTGATGCGGTCGGTGGACGCGCCGCAACAGCCGTACCCGGCGCGGATGGAGGTGCTGCTCGACCGGGGGCCGTTCACCTTCGAGGGCGAACGGGAGCTGCTGCGGCTCCACCGCGTCGACGTGCTGGTCACCAAGGACAGCGGCGGGGCGGCCACCGCGCCGAAGCTGGCCGCCGCCCGGGAGGCCGGGATTCCGGTGGTGGTCGTGGAGAGGCCGCCGGTCCCCGAGGGGGTGCAGGTGGTCTCGACCCCGGCCGAGGCCCTGGCCTGGCTCGACGCCCGCCTGGGCGGGTGA
- a CDS encoding precorrin-2 C(20)-methyltransferase, which translates to MHAGGTTTGRLYGVGLGPGDPELMTLRAVRAIAEADVIAFHSARHGRSIARSIAAAHIRPDHLEEPLVYPVTTETTDHPGGYRGALEDFYTEAAARLAAHLDAGRTVAVLAEGDPLFYGSYMHMHKRLADRYPAEVVPGVTSVNAAAARLGTPLVEGEEILTILPGTLPEEELTARLASTDSAVVMKLGRTFPAVRRAFEASGRLPEARYVERATMAGERTGDLADVEAGSVPYFAVAVLPSRIDAPRPEPEPGSGEVVVVGTGPAGPLWLTPETRGALAAADAVVGYTTYLDRVPVRPGQTRHGSDNKVEAERAEFALDLARRGQRVAVVSGGDPGVFAMATAVLEAAAQPEYADLPVRVLPGVTAANAAAARAGAPLGHDYATISLSDRLKPWEVIAARLRAAATADLVIALYNPGSKSRTWQVGKARDLLLEHRSPDTPVVLARDVGGPTERVRTVRLGDLDPAEVDMRTLLIIGSSQTRRVDRPDGGHLVWTPRRYPEA; encoded by the coding sequence GTGCACGCCGGCGGCACCACGACCGGCCGGCTCTACGGGGTCGGCCTCGGCCCCGGCGACCCGGAGCTGATGACGCTCCGCGCGGTGCGGGCCATCGCCGAGGCCGACGTGATCGCCTTCCACAGCGCCCGGCACGGCCGCTCGATCGCCCGCTCCATCGCCGCCGCGCACATCCGGCCCGACCACCTCGAAGAGCCGCTGGTCTACCCCGTCACCACGGAGACCACCGACCACCCGGGCGGCTACCGGGGCGCGCTGGAGGACTTCTACACCGAGGCGGCGGCCCGGCTCGCCGCACACCTGGACGCGGGCCGCACCGTCGCCGTGCTCGCCGAGGGCGACCCGCTCTTCTACGGCTCGTACATGCACATGCACAAGCGGCTGGCGGACCGTTACCCCGCCGAGGTCGTCCCCGGGGTGACCTCGGTGAACGCCGCCGCCGCCCGGCTCGGCACCCCGCTCGTCGAGGGCGAGGAGATCCTCACGATCCTCCCCGGCACCCTGCCGGAGGAGGAGCTGACGGCCCGTCTGGCGTCGACCGACTCGGCCGTGGTGATGAAGCTCGGCCGGACCTTCCCCGCGGTGCGCCGCGCGTTCGAGGCGTCCGGGCGGCTGCCCGAGGCGCGGTACGTCGAACGCGCCACCATGGCCGGGGAGCGCACCGGCGACCTCGCGGACGTGGAGGCCGGCTCGGTGCCGTACTTCGCGGTCGCCGTGCTGCCCAGCCGGATCGACGCCCCCCGCCCCGAGCCGGAGCCCGGCTCCGGCGAGGTCGTGGTGGTCGGCACCGGACCGGCCGGACCGCTCTGGCTGACGCCCGAGACGCGCGGGGCGCTGGCCGCCGCCGACGCGGTGGTCGGCTACACCACCTACCTGGACCGGGTACCGGTCCGCCCCGGCCAGACCCGCCACGGCTCGGACAACAAGGTGGAGGCGGAGCGCGCCGAGTTCGCGCTCGACCTGGCCCGGCGCGGACAGCGGGTGGCCGTCGTCTCCGGCGGCGACCCCGGCGTATTCGCCATGGCCACCGCCGTCCTGGAGGCCGCCGCGCAGCCGGAGTACGCGGACCTCCCGGTACGCGTCCTGCCCGGGGTCACCGCGGCGAACGCCGCCGCCGCCCGCGCGGGCGCCCCGCTCGGCCACGACTACGCGACGATCTCCCTCTCCGACCGGCTCAAGCCCTGGGAGGTCATCGCCGCACGGCTGCGCGCCGCGGCCACCGCCGACCTGGTGATCGCGCTCTACAACCCGGGTTCGAAGAGCCGTACCTGGCAGGTCGGCAAGGCCCGCGACCTGCTCCTCGAACACCGCTCCCCGGACACCCCGGTGGTGCTCGCCCGGGACGTCGGCGGGCCCACCGAACGCGTGCGCACGGTGCGCCTCGGCGATCTCGACCCGGCCGAGGTCGACATGCGCACTCTGCTGATCATCGGCTCCTCGCAGACCCGCCGGGTGGACCGGCCCGACGGCGGCCACCTCGTCTGGACCCCGCGCCGCTACCCGGAGGCGTGA
- a CDS encoding precorrin-8X methylmutase: MHQYEKDGPAIYRQSFATIRAEADLAGLPADVSQVAVRMIHACGMVDLVRDLAFSPTAVADARAALRAGAPVLCDVAMVASGVTRKRLPADNEVVCTLSDPSVPELAREMGTTRSAAALELWRDRLAGSVVAIGNAPTALFRLLEMIEEGAPLPAAVIGVPVGFIGAAESKEALAAHVSGVQHLVVRGRRGGSALAAAAVNALASEQE; this comes from the coding sequence GTGCATCAGTACGAGAAGGACGGACCGGCGATCTACCGCCAGTCCTTCGCCACCATCCGCGCGGAGGCGGATCTCGCCGGTCTGCCCGCCGACGTCAGCCAGGTCGCGGTCCGGATGATCCACGCGTGCGGCATGGTCGACCTCGTACGCGACCTCGCCTTCTCCCCGACCGCCGTGGCCGACGCCCGCGCCGCGCTCCGGGCCGGCGCCCCGGTCCTCTGCGACGTGGCGATGGTCGCCAGCGGGGTCACCCGCAAGCGGCTGCCGGCGGACAACGAGGTCGTCTGCACCCTCTCCGACCCCTCGGTGCCTGAGCTGGCCCGGGAGATGGGCACCACCCGGAGCGCCGCCGCCCTGGAGCTGTGGCGGGACCGGCTCGCGGGCTCGGTCGTCGCGATCGGCAACGCGCCCACCGCGCTCTTCCGGCTGCTGGAAATGATCGAGGAGGGCGCCCCGCTGCCCGCCGCCGTGATCGGCGTCCCGGTCGGCTTCATCGGCGCGGCCGAGTCCAAGGAGGCCCTCGCGGCGCACGTCTCCGGGGTCCAGCACCTGGTGGTGCGCGGCCGTCGCGGCGGCAGCGCCCTGGCGGCGGCGGCCGTCAACGCCCTCGCGAGCGAGCAGGAGTGA
- the cobG gene encoding precorrin-3B synthase has translation MLAAMSATADSPGSPAAVVVPRTGGDACPGTLRLHRADDGALARVRIPGGVLTAGRARILLDAADRLGDGELHLTSRGNIQLRGLRGDCGGELAELLRTAGLLPSDRHERARNVVASPLAGLDAFGRAGIRPWLTELDALLCASERAEALSGRFLFALDDGRGDVDALGADLTLIALDDERALLRIGPGATGALLPVPFASAPRAALLAAETFLDLAAGPDVWRISGLPGAARAALPAEAARRAGLVPPPEPLAHRATSAPPEPGAVTGPHGRTALHVGVPMGRLTGARWRALVETAERLGSGELRCTPWRGVVVPGLAAGPARQALDALAGAGLVTGPDSPWAGVGACVGRPGCAKSLADVRAEAEAALKPVHARLPVHWSGCERRCGHPHGEWVDVVATPEGHRVTRVRGEVRDTPVTVPDDPAALAAAVATARGVRT, from the coding sequence ATGCTCGCCGCCATGTCCGCAACCGCCGATTCGCCCGGTTCCCCGGCCGCCGTCGTCGTACCCCGGACCGGCGGCGACGCCTGTCCGGGAACGCTGCGGCTGCACCGGGCGGACGACGGTGCGCTGGCGCGGGTACGGATACCCGGCGGGGTGCTGACCGCCGGTCGGGCACGCATCCTGCTGGACGCCGCCGACCGGCTCGGCGACGGCGAACTGCACCTCACCTCGCGCGGGAACATCCAACTCCGTGGTCTGCGCGGGGACTGCGGCGGAGAGCTCGCCGAACTCCTGCGCACGGCAGGGCTGTTGCCGTCCGATCGACACGAGCGCGCCCGTAACGTCGTCGCCTCACCGCTCGCCGGGCTCGACGCTTTCGGCAGGGCCGGAATACGGCCCTGGCTGACCGAGTTGGACGCCTTGCTCTGCGCGAGCGAGCGGGCCGAGGCACTCTCCGGGCGCTTCCTCTTCGCGCTGGACGACGGACGCGGTGACGTGGACGCCCTGGGCGCCGACCTCACCCTGATCGCGCTCGACGACGAACGCGCGCTGCTGCGGATCGGCCCGGGCGCCACCGGAGCCCTCCTCCCCGTCCCCTTCGCGAGCGCCCCGCGCGCGGCGCTGCTCGCCGCCGAGACCTTCCTCGACCTGGCGGCCGGCCCGGACGTCTGGCGGATCTCGGGCCTCCCCGGTGCCGCCCGCGCCGCGCTCCCCGCCGAGGCCGCCCGCCGCGCGGGGCTCGTACCCCCGCCGGAGCCACTCGCGCACCGGGCCACCTCCGCCCCGCCCGAGCCCGGCGCGGTGACCGGCCCCCACGGCCGGACCGCGTTGCACGTCGGCGTACCCATGGGGCGGCTGACCGGCGCGCGGTGGCGGGCACTCGTGGAGACCGCCGAACGGCTCGGCTCCGGCGAGCTGCGCTGTACCCCGTGGCGCGGGGTCGTCGTCCCCGGCCTGGCCGCCGGACCAGCCCGGCAGGCGCTCGACGCGCTCGCCGGTGCGGGACTGGTGACCGGGCCCGACTCGCCCTGGGCCGGGGTCGGCGCCTGCGTCGGGCGACCCGGCTGCGCGAAGTCGCTGGCCGACGTACGGGCCGAGGCGGAGGCCGCGCTCAAACCGGTGCACGCGCGGCTGCCCGTCCACTGGTCCGGGTGCGAACGCCGCTGCGGCCACCCGCACGGGGAGTGGGTCGACGTCGTCGCCACCCCGGAGGGACACCGCGTCACGCGGGTGCGCGGGGAGGTCCGGGACACCCCGGTGACCGTCCCGGACGATCCGGCAGCGCTCGCCGCTGCGGTGGCGACGGCCCGAGGCGTCCGTACCTGA
- the cobN gene encoding cobaltochelatase subunit CobN, with product MILLLSTSDTDLLSARACEGPVGYRFANPSRLPLDGLPALLEGADLVVVRLLGGVRAWEEGLAQVRAAGLPVVVLTGEQAPDAQLMATSTVPIGIAAEAHAYLAHGGPDNLGRLARFLSDTVLLTGHGFEPPAPAPAWGPLERTARALPADAPTVAVLYYRAHHMSGNTAFVEALCAALEDAGARALPLYVASLRTPEAGLIDTLRAADAIVTTVLAAGGTRPAEASAGGDDESWDAGALTGLDVPILQALCLTGSRSAWEENDEGVSPLDAATQIAVPEFDGRLITVPFSFKEIDADGLPAYVPDAERAARVAGIAVRHARLRHIPNAGKRIALVLSAYPTKHSRIGNAVGLDTPASAVALLRRLRAEGYDFGPEAEIPGLVSGDGDELIYALIEAGGHDQEWLTEEQLAANPVRIPAADYRRWYATLPAGLRAAVEEHWGPAPGEMFVDRSANPEGDIVLAALRRGNLLILIQPPRGFGENPIAIYHDPDLPPSHHYLAAYRWIAASAEDGGFGADAMIHLGKHGNLEWLPGKNAGLSAACGPDAALGDLPLVYPFLVNDPGEGTQAKRRVHATLVDHLVPPMARADSYGDIARLEQLLDEHAQIAAMDPAKLPAIRAQIWTLIQAAKLDHDLGLDDRPEDEGFDEFIMHLDGWLCEIKDVQIRDGLHVLGNPPAGNDRVNLVLAVLRARQIWGGTASLPGLREALGLDESAATRTAADEIEERARALVQAMEDAGWDPSAVAGVAAGLPSAVADILTFAATEVVPRLAATTDELDHAVHALNGGFVPAGPSGSPLRGLVNVLPTGRNFYSVDPKAVPSKLAWETGQALADSLLTRYRTDNGDWPSSVGLSLWGTSAMRTAGDDIAEAFALLGIRPVWDDASRRVTGLEPIPYEELGRPRIDVTLRISGFFRDAFPHTVGLLDDAVRLAASLDEPAGQNFVRAHTQADLAEHGDERRATTRIFGSRPGTYGAGLLQLIDSRDWRTDADLAEVYTVWGGYAYGRELDGRPAREEMETAYKRIEVAAKNTDTREHDIADSDDYFQYHGGMVAAVRALKGTAPEAYIGDSTRPETVRTRTLVEETSRVFRARVVNPRWIEAMRRHGYKGAFELAATVDYLFGYDATTGVVADWMYDKLTQTYVLDPENREFLQQANPWALHGIAERLLEAESRGMWAKPDPAVLEALRQVFLETEGELEGGDD from the coding sequence ATGATCCTGCTCCTGTCGACCTCCGACACCGACCTGCTGAGCGCCCGCGCCTGCGAGGGCCCGGTCGGCTACCGGTTCGCCAACCCCTCCCGCCTCCCGCTCGACGGCCTTCCGGCGCTGCTGGAGGGCGCCGACCTCGTCGTGGTGCGCCTCCTCGGCGGGGTACGGGCCTGGGAGGAGGGGCTCGCCCAGGTGCGGGCCGCCGGTCTCCCGGTCGTCGTCCTCACCGGTGAACAGGCCCCCGACGCGCAGTTGATGGCCACCTCCACCGTCCCGATCGGCATCGCCGCCGAGGCGCACGCCTACCTCGCGCACGGCGGCCCGGACAACCTCGGCCGGCTGGCCCGGTTCCTCTCGGACACCGTGCTGCTCACCGGCCACGGCTTCGAGCCGCCCGCCCCGGCCCCCGCCTGGGGCCCGCTGGAGCGGACCGCCCGCGCACTCCCCGCAGACGCGCCCACGGTGGCGGTGCTCTACTACCGCGCCCACCACATGAGCGGCAACACCGCGTTCGTGGAGGCCCTCTGCGCCGCCCTGGAGGACGCCGGGGCCCGTGCCCTCCCGCTGTACGTGGCCTCGCTCCGTACCCCCGAAGCCGGGTTGATCGACACCCTGCGCGCGGCCGACGCCATCGTCACCACCGTCCTCGCGGCCGGCGGCACCCGCCCCGCCGAGGCGTCGGCGGGCGGCGACGACGAGTCCTGGGACGCGGGCGCCCTGACCGGGCTCGACGTACCGATCCTCCAGGCACTCTGCCTGACCGGCTCGCGCAGTGCGTGGGAGGAGAACGACGAGGGCGTCTCCCCGCTGGACGCGGCCACCCAGATCGCGGTGCCGGAGTTCGACGGGCGCCTGATCACGGTGCCGTTCTCCTTCAAGGAGATCGACGCGGACGGTCTGCCGGCGTACGTCCCCGACGCCGAGCGGGCCGCCCGGGTCGCCGGGATCGCCGTCCGCCACGCCCGCCTGCGGCACATCCCGAACGCCGGGAAGCGGATCGCCCTGGTGCTCTCCGCGTACCCGACCAAGCACTCCCGCATCGGCAACGCGGTCGGCCTGGACACCCCGGCGAGCGCCGTCGCCCTGCTGCGCCGGCTGCGCGCCGAGGGGTACGACTTCGGACCCGAGGCGGAGATCCCGGGGCTGGTCTCCGGCGACGGCGACGAGCTGATCTACGCCCTCATCGAGGCGGGCGGCCACGACCAGGAGTGGCTGACCGAGGAGCAGTTGGCCGCGAACCCGGTCCGCATCCCGGCGGCCGACTACCGCCGCTGGTACGCCACCCTCCCCGCCGGACTGCGCGCGGCGGTGGAGGAGCACTGGGGCCCGGCGCCGGGCGAGATGTTCGTGGACCGTTCGGCGAACCCGGAGGGCGACATCGTCCTCGCGGCGCTGCGGCGCGGCAATCTGCTGATCCTCATCCAGCCGCCGCGCGGCTTCGGCGAGAACCCGATCGCGATCTACCACGACCCCGACCTGCCGCCCTCGCACCACTACCTGGCCGCCTACCGCTGGATCGCCGCGTCCGCCGAGGACGGCGGATTCGGCGCCGACGCGATGATCCACCTCGGCAAGCACGGCAACCTGGAGTGGCTGCCCGGGAAGAACGCCGGGCTCTCCGCCGCCTGCGGACCGGACGCGGCCCTCGGCGACCTGCCGCTGGTCTACCCGTTCCTCGTCAACGACCCGGGCGAGGGCACCCAGGCCAAGCGCCGGGTGCACGCCACGCTGGTGGACCACCTGGTGCCGCCGATGGCCCGCGCCGACAGCTACGGCGACATCGCGCGGCTGGAGCAACTTCTCGACGAGCACGCCCAGATCGCCGCGATGGACCCGGCGAAGCTGCCCGCGATCCGCGCCCAGATCTGGACCCTCATCCAGGCCGCGAAGCTCGACCACGACCTCGGACTCGACGACCGCCCCGAGGACGAGGGCTTCGACGAGTTCATCATGCATCTCGACGGCTGGCTCTGTGAGATCAAGGACGTCCAGATCCGTGACGGACTGCACGTGCTGGGCAACCCGCCGGCCGGGAACGACCGGGTCAACCTCGTCCTCGCGGTGCTGCGCGCCCGGCAGATCTGGGGCGGCACCGCCTCGCTGCCCGGTCTGCGCGAGGCGCTCGGCCTGGACGAGTCGGCCGCCACCCGCACCGCCGCCGACGAGATCGAGGAGCGGGCCCGCGCCCTGGTCCAGGCGATGGAGGACGCCGGCTGGGACCCGTCCGCCGTCGCCGGGGTCGCGGCCGGACTGCCGTCCGCCGTCGCCGACATCCTGACCTTCGCGGCCACCGAGGTGGTGCCGCGTCTCGCCGCCACCACCGACGAACTCGACCACGCCGTCCACGCGTTGAACGGCGGCTTCGTGCCCGCCGGGCCCTCCGGCTCGCCCCTGCGCGGCCTCGTCAACGTCCTTCCGACCGGCCGCAACTTCTACTCCGTCGACCCGAAGGCCGTGCCCTCCAAGCTCGCCTGGGAGACCGGCCAGGCGCTCGCCGACTCGCTGTTGACCCGCTACCGCACCGACAACGGCGACTGGCCCTCCTCCGTCGGCCTCTCGCTTTGGGGCACCAGCGCGATGCGCACGGCGGGCGACGACATCGCCGAGGCGTTCGCGCTGCTCGGCATCCGCCCGGTCTGGGACGACGCCTCGCGCCGCGTGACCGGTCTGGAGCCCATCCCGTACGAGGAGCTCGGCCGCCCGCGCATCGACGTGACGCTCCGCATCTCCGGCTTCTTCCGGGACGCCTTCCCGCACACGGTGGGGCTGCTGGACGACGCCGTGCGCCTCGCCGCCTCGCTCGACGAGCCGGCCGGGCAGAACTTCGTACGCGCCCACACGCAGGCCGACCTCGCCGAGCACGGCGACGAACGCCGGGCCACCACCCGGATCTTCGGCTCCCGCCCGGGGACGTACGGCGCGGGGCTCCTCCAGCTCATCGACTCCCGTGACTGGCGCACCGACGCCGACCTCGCCGAGGTCTACACCGTGTGGGGCGGCTACGCCTACGGCCGTGAGCTGGACGGCCGTCCGGCCCGCGAGGAGATGGAGACCGCGTACAAGCGCATCGAGGTCGCCGCGAAGAACACCGACACCCGCGAGCACGACATCGCGGACTCGGACGACTACTTCCAGTACCACGGCGGCATGGTGGCCGCCGTCCGCGCGCTGAAGGGCACCGCCCCCGAGGCGTACATCGGCGACTCCACCCGCCCCGAGACCGTCCGCACCCGCACTCTGGTCGAGGAGACCTCGCGCGTCTTCCGCGCCCGCGTGGTCAACCCCCGCTGGATCGAGGCGATGCGCCGCCACGGCTACAAGGGTGCCTTCGAACTCGCGGCCACCGTCGACTACTTGTTCGGCTACGACGCCACCACCGGGGTCGTCGCCGACTGGATGTACGACAAGCTCACCCAGACGTACGTTCTCGACCCGGAGAACCGGGAGTTCCTCCAGCAGGCCAACCCGTGGGCGCTGCACGGGATCGCCGAACGCCTGCTGGAGGCCGAGTCGCGCGGGATGTGGGCGAAGCCCGATCCGGCCGTCCTCGAAGCGCTGCGCCAGGTCTTCCTGGAGACCGAGGGCGAGCTGGAGGGCGGGGACGACTGA
- a CDS encoding VOC family protein — protein sequence MLGTDFRTGSPNWLDLGSPDVRSAAAFYRALFGWEFVSAGPETGGYGFFQADGKTAAAIGPLTEEGAHSAWTVHFKTDDIHATVQAVREAGGTVRAEPMDVMGEGTLAQVTDAQGADFALWQPGRTAGLELTSAPGSLIWVELHVPDPVADIAFYQGLFGWRAQDMPVPGMTYRVLSTEEGDLQDTTFGGAAPADDSSGGEQSRWVPYFHVTDVDATVEATRSHGGTVLMPAADMSDVGRMAWLADPFGAVFALLKPDPRT from the coding sequence ATGCTCGGCACCGACTTCCGTACCGGATCGCCCAACTGGCTCGACCTCGGCAGCCCCGACGTCCGGTCCGCCGCCGCGTTCTACCGCGCCCTCTTCGGCTGGGAGTTCGTCTCCGCCGGCCCCGAGACGGGCGGATACGGCTTCTTCCAGGCCGACGGGAAGACCGCCGCCGCCATCGGCCCGCTCACCGAGGAGGGCGCCCACTCGGCCTGGACGGTCCACTTCAAGACGGACGACATCCACGCCACCGTCCAGGCCGTCAGGGAGGCCGGCGGTACGGTCCGGGCCGAGCCCATGGACGTCATGGGCGAAGGGACGCTCGCCCAGGTCACCGACGCGCAGGGCGCCGACTTCGCGCTCTGGCAGCCCGGGAGGACGGCCGGCCTTGAGCTCACCTCCGCCCCGGGCAGCCTGATCTGGGTGGAGCTGCACGTCCCGGACCCGGTCGCGGACATCGCCTTCTACCAGGGCCTCTTCGGCTGGCGCGCCCAGGACATGCCGGTGCCCGGAATGACGTACCGGGTGCTGAGCACCGAGGAGGGCGACCTCCAGGACACCACCTTCGGCGGGGCGGCTCCGGCGGACGACAGCAGCGGCGGCGAACAGTCCCGCTGGGTGCCCTACTTCCACGTGACGGACGTCGACGCGACCGTGGAGGCGACCCGGTCCCACGGGGGAACCGTGCTGATGCCGGCCGCCGACATGTCCGACGTCGGCCGGATGGCCTGGCTCGCGGACCCCTTCGGCGCGGTGTTCGCGCTGCTGAAGCCCGACCCCCGGACGTAG